A window of Kiritimatiellia bacterium contains these coding sequences:
- the plsY gene encoding glycerol-3-phosphate 1-O-acyltransferase PlsY, translated as MNWLHCAAFALAGYLLGAVPFAFLFARLNGVDIRKVGSGNVGATNVFRAVGKGWGIATFAADALKGFVPAWLFPLLARRWGVECGPGLGLLGGCAAIAGHSWPVFLKFKGGKGVATSAGMLLGVAPAAVGIGLLAWIAVFAAARFVSVASIAAAVAVPAAAWFLYGRAGWLLPAVLTALGLLVIWRHRSNIARLRRGEEHRWGRPRAAAP; from the coding sequence ATGAATTGGCTCCATTGCGCGGCCTTCGCCCTGGCCGGGTACCTGCTGGGCGCCGTGCCGTTCGCCTTTCTCTTTGCCCGCCTCAACGGCGTGGACATCCGGAAGGTCGGGAGCGGGAACGTCGGCGCGACCAACGTGTTCCGGGCCGTGGGCAAGGGGTGGGGGATTGCCACGTTCGCGGCGGACGCGCTCAAGGGCTTCGTGCCGGCGTGGCTGTTCCCGCTCCTGGCCCGGCGATGGGGCGTGGAGTGCGGCCCGGGGCTGGGACTGCTCGGCGGCTGCGCGGCGATCGCTGGGCATAGCTGGCCGGTGTTCCTCAAGTTCAAGGGCGGCAAGGGCGTGGCGACCAGCGCGGGGATGCTGCTGGGCGTGGCGCCCGCCGCGGTCGGGATCGGGCTCCTGGCCTGGATCGCGGTCTTCGCGGCCGCCCGGTTCGTTTCCGTGGCCTCGATTGCCGCGGCCGTCGCGGTGCCGGCGGCGGCCTGGTTCCTGTACGGCCGGGCCGGGTGGCTTCTTCCGGCCGTGCTGACCGCGCTGGGCCTGCTCGTGATCTGGCGGCATCGCTCGAACATCGCCCGCCTGCGGCGCGGCGAGGAACACCGCTGGGGCCGGCCCCGCGCGGCCGCGCCGTGA
- a CDS encoding CHASE domain-containing protein codes for MSQDAPTGRVARRFWTLSAVIAILGVTISLSVWRQRVLSEARALEADFGQEAETLRRATDREIRLFMEVLNSIRVLHSLAARISDEDFEEFVLKGMIHQQRVLGAFGFVQRLRPEQRAALEQPDAAGRPGIRVVGSDGRGGYVPAAEREECFVLTYQTQPDRLGLPTGYDFASWPPAARAIEAMETLDGPVLGGVATGGPDGSPPGWYVFSPIYYVALEDVVFPPPGWMVGFVTALLKPAEILDRVLLGVPALRFEVELVERRAAGSDEKGMAYEHPVPVADRQWFFRCRPGPAYPRPRGLRESGLFLAIGLGLTGLISWQLAMVGRRTRQIERLVHVRTAALREAHERIAREMDERMRLEDEIHSTAAREQQRVGQDLHDSLGQKLTGALFLSRGLLRQLEQAGRDEQASARQVHDALKDTVAEVRRMARGLAPVSIGEDGLADALRRLADESRQTFGVDCVFQPSGGHPPTGPAAEQLYYIAREAVHNAARHGQPRRILLDLGEEEGRWKLVIEDDGCGLPPDAPKKGGLGLRIMRHRAKTVGAQLEIAAAPGGGTRVVCRPSAG; via the coding sequence ATGAGTCAGGACGCTCCCACCGGCCGCGTGGCCCGCCGCTTCTGGACGCTGTCCGCCGTCATCGCGATCCTCGGCGTGACGATCAGCCTCTCGGTATGGCGCCAGCGGGTCCTGTCCGAAGCCCGCGCGCTCGAGGCGGATTTCGGGCAGGAGGCCGAGACGCTGCGGCGGGCGACCGACCGCGAAATCCGCCTCTTCATGGAGGTGTTGAATTCCATCCGGGTCCTCCACTCGCTCGCCGCCCGCATCAGCGACGAGGATTTCGAGGAGTTCGTCCTCAAGGGCATGATCCACCAGCAGCGCGTGCTCGGCGCCTTCGGGTTTGTCCAGCGTCTCCGCCCCGAACAGCGGGCGGCGCTCGAGCAGCCGGATGCCGCCGGAAGGCCGGGCATCCGGGTGGTGGGGTCCGACGGCCGGGGCGGCTACGTGCCGGCGGCCGAGAGGGAGGAGTGTTTTGTGCTGACCTACCAGACCCAGCCGGACCGGCTCGGGCTCCCCACGGGCTATGACTTCGCGTCGTGGCCGCCCGCCGCCCGCGCGATCGAGGCGATGGAGACCCTCGACGGGCCCGTGCTGGGCGGCGTCGCCACGGGCGGGCCGGACGGGTCGCCGCCCGGATGGTACGTGTTCTCGCCCATCTACTACGTCGCCCTCGAGGATGTCGTGTTCCCGCCGCCGGGCTGGATGGTCGGCTTTGTCACGGCCCTCCTCAAGCCCGCCGAAATCCTGGACCGTGTCCTGCTCGGTGTACCCGCCCTCCGGTTTGAAGTCGAACTGGTCGAGCGCCGCGCGGCCGGGAGCGACGAGAAAGGGATGGCCTATGAGCATCCTGTTCCCGTCGCGGACCGCCAGTGGTTTTTCCGCTGCCGCCCGGGGCCGGCCTATCCCCGGCCCCGGGGCCTGCGCGAATCCGGGCTGTTCCTGGCGATCGGGCTGGGCCTGACGGGCTTGATCTCGTGGCAGTTGGCCATGGTCGGGCGGCGCACCCGCCAGATCGAGCGCCTGGTCCACGTCCGCACCGCCGCGCTGCGCGAGGCGCACGAACGGATCGCCCGCGAGATGGACGAGCGGATGCGGCTGGAGGACGAAATTCACTCCACGGCCGCCCGTGAGCAGCAGCGCGTCGGCCAGGACCTCCACGATTCCCTGGGCCAGAAACTGACCGGCGCCCTTTTCTTGAGCCGCGGACTGCTGCGGCAACTGGAGCAGGCGGGACGGGACGAGCAGGCGTCGGCGCGCCAGGTGCACGACGCGTTGAAGGACACCGTCGCCGAGGTGCGGCGCATGGCCCGCGGCCTGGCGCCGGTTTCCATCGGCGAGGATGGCCTGGCGGACGCCCTGCGCCGGCTCGCCGACGAATCCCGGCAGACGTTCGGGGTAGACTGCGTGTTCCAGCCGTCCGGCGGTCATCCCCCGACGGGGCCCGCGGCCGAGCAGCTGTACTACATCGCCCGCGAGGCGGTGCACAACGCGGCCCGGCACGGGCAGCCGCGGCGGATCCTGCTGGATCTCGGCGAGGAGGAGGGCCGGTGGAAGCTGGTCATCGAGGACGACGGGTGCGGTCTGCCTCCGGACGCGCCGAAGAAGGGCGGCCTGGGGCTCCGGATCATGCGCCACCGCGCCAAAACGGTCGGGGCGCAACTGGAGATCGCGGCTGCGCCGGGCGGCGGCACGCGCGTGGTATGCCGGCCTTCCGCCGGCTGA
- the recN gene encoding DNA repair protein RecN: MLTTLRVKNLALVENVRVEFQPGLNVITGETGAGKSILVGALNLLLGDRADHDLIRAGEDACGAEACFRLADASAVDQVLEASGLDPCEDGQLIVRRIVRASGASQATLNDSPVTLQVLKRVGELLVDMHGPHDHQSLLHPEFQTDLLDAFGHSWDLRAAYEEAHAQLQALEDRVRELERDGATAEQIDLLTYRITEVEQAAPAEGEEEKVVEEHRLQGNAQRVLELGGAALNAMSEGEGAAFDALAAAQKALEELSRVTPRAADWREEAGAIAGRLQELSADVRHFLEGIEADPARLAWLDERLATYQRLKRKYAPTVPEVLAILERDRKRLHDLKTRGEQLAALGKEIEQARAKRDRAGAALRARRKEHAGRLADAVTRELRALGFSHGAFSVEVREGEPRLSGLDDVDFGFAPNAGEPMRPLRAIASSGEISRVMLATKAVLAAHDRIPVMVFDEIDANVGGEMGSAVGRKLAEVARKHQVLCITHLPQVAVCGATHLAVSKSVRDGRTTTDVRPLDPRERVEEIARMLGGRDLTSVTLKHARELLEKASPSSQISSHP; encoded by the coding sequence ATGCTGACGACACTGCGCGTCAAGAACCTGGCCCTGGTGGAGAACGTCCGGGTGGAATTCCAGCCCGGCCTGAACGTCATCACGGGCGAAACCGGCGCGGGCAAGTCCATCCTCGTCGGCGCCCTCAACCTCCTGCTCGGCGACCGCGCCGACCACGACCTGATCCGCGCCGGGGAGGACGCCTGCGGCGCGGAGGCCTGCTTCCGGCTGGCCGACGCCTCCGCGGTGGACCAGGTGCTCGAGGCCTCCGGGCTCGACCCCTGCGAGGACGGGCAGTTGATCGTGCGGCGCATCGTCCGCGCGTCCGGCGCCTCGCAGGCGACGCTCAACGACAGCCCCGTCACGCTCCAGGTCCTGAAGCGGGTCGGCGAGCTGCTCGTGGACATGCACGGCCCCCACGACCACCAGTCCCTGCTCCATCCCGAGTTCCAGACCGACCTGCTGGACGCCTTCGGCCATTCCTGGGATCTGCGTGCCGCCTACGAGGAGGCCCACGCGCAGCTCCAGGCCCTGGAAGACCGCGTCCGCGAGCTGGAGCGGGACGGCGCCACGGCCGAGCAGATCGACCTGCTGACCTACCGCATCACCGAGGTCGAGCAGGCCGCGCCGGCCGAGGGCGAGGAAGAGAAGGTCGTGGAGGAACACCGCCTCCAGGGCAACGCGCAACGAGTCCTCGAGCTGGGCGGCGCCGCGCTGAACGCCATGAGCGAGGGGGAGGGCGCCGCCTTCGACGCCCTGGCGGCCGCCCAGAAGGCCCTGGAGGAACTCTCCCGCGTCACGCCCCGCGCGGCCGATTGGAGAGAGGAGGCCGGCGCGATCGCCGGCCGCCTCCAGGAACTTTCGGCCGACGTGCGGCATTTCCTCGAAGGGATCGAGGCCGATCCCGCGCGGCTGGCCTGGCTCGACGAACGCCTGGCGACCTACCAGCGGCTCAAGCGAAAATACGCCCCCACCGTGCCGGAGGTCCTCGCGATCCTCGAGCGGGATCGGAAGCGGCTGCACGATCTCAAAACGCGCGGCGAACAGTTGGCCGCGCTGGGCAAGGAGATCGAGCAGGCCCGGGCCAAGCGAGACCGCGCGGGCGCCGCCCTGCGGGCGCGGCGGAAGGAGCACGCCGGCCGCCTGGCCGACGCCGTCACCCGCGAACTGCGCGCCCTGGGCTTTTCCCACGGCGCTTTTTCCGTGGAGGTGCGCGAGGGCGAGCCCCGGCTGTCCGGGCTCGACGACGTGGATTTCGGCTTCGCGCCGAACGCCGGCGAGCCCATGCGGCCCCTGCGGGCCATTGCCTCGAGCGGCGAGATCTCTCGCGTGATGCTGGCCACCAAGGCCGTGCTCGCCGCCCACGACCGGATCCCCGTGATGGTCTTCGACGAGATCGACGCCAACGTCGGGGGCGAGATGGGCAGCGCCGTCGGCCGCAAGCTGGCCGAGGTCGCGCGAAAGCACCAGGTGCTCTGCATCACCCACCTGCCGCAGGTGGCGGTCTGCGGGGCCACGCACCTCGCCGTCAGCAAATCCGTACGGGACGGCCGGACGACGACGGACGTGCGCCCGCTCGACCCGCGCGAGCGGGTGGAGGAGATCGCGCGGATGCTGGGCGGGCGCGACCTGACGAGCGTCACGCTTAAGCACGCCCGGGAGCTGCTGGAGAAGGCCTCTCCGTCGTCACAAATCAGTTCACACCCGTGA
- a CDS encoding divergent PAP2 family protein, translated as MIAEGPWHLNITVWSGFAAWMLAQFIKLFLYIRRTGRFDPAFMLRLGGMPSSHSATVTAVALSVGLRAGFGSTLFALALTFAVIVMIDAQSVRRAAGQQARLLNQIVDELFHEHHISQQKLVEFLGHTRLEVLFGMLLGVFTTLLIHGKLGG; from the coding sequence ATGATTGCCGAAGGCCCGTGGCACCTCAACATCACCGTCTGGTCCGGCTTTGCGGCCTGGATGCTGGCGCAGTTCATCAAGCTGTTCCTCTACATCCGGCGGACCGGCCGCTTCGACCCGGCCTTCATGCTGCGGTTGGGCGGAATGCCCAGCTCGCACTCGGCCACCGTAACCGCCGTGGCCCTTTCCGTCGGCCTGCGCGCCGGGTTCGGCAGCACGCTCTTCGCCCTCGCACTGACCTTCGCGGTCATCGTCATGATCGACGCGCAGAGCGTGCGCCGGGCCGCCGGGCAGCAGGCCCGCCTGCTGAACCAGATCGTGGACGAGCTGTTCCACGAGCACCATATTTCGCAACAAAAACTGGTCGAGTTCCTGGGCCATACGCGCCTGGAGGTGCTGTTCGGGATGCTGCTCGGGGTGTTCACCACCCTGCTCATCCACGGCAAGCTGGGCGGGTAG
- the gcvT gene encoding glycine cleavage system aminomethyltransferase GcvT, protein MKRTPLHEAHRQLGARLAPFGGWDMPIQYAGILQEHEETRQRATVFDTCHMGEFELSGPTAQADLERLLTQSVATIPAGRCRYGFLLRDDGGVLDDLTCYRLGPDRFMLVVNAGTLERDRDWVRSHLSATTAFNDLSEATAKLDVQGPLSRQAVDKAFQGILPDLSYFGFAESALAGVPCLVSRTGYTGEWGYELYFPAGRAVEFWDRLLAAGVRPAGLGARDTLRLEMGYPLYGHELTETRTPVGASRGKYIDLTKDFIGGPAVAREIEQGPARVLAGLRLETRRAARAGDRVMKDGRAVGEVTSGSLAPSLGVAVALAYVETPLAEEGAVLQLESRGAALDSVVTALPFYTQGTARRKPAP, encoded by the coding sequence ATGAAACGCACACCGCTCCACGAAGCCCACCGGCAACTCGGCGCGCGCCTCGCCCCCTTCGGCGGCTGGGACATGCCCATCCAGTATGCAGGCATTCTCCAGGAGCACGAAGAGACGCGCCAGCGGGCCACCGTGTTCGACACCTGCCACATGGGCGAGTTCGAATTGAGCGGCCCGACGGCGCAGGCCGACCTGGAGCGCCTGCTGACCCAGTCCGTGGCGACGATTCCAGCCGGCCGCTGCCGCTACGGCTTCCTCCTGCGGGACGACGGCGGCGTGCTCGACGACCTCACCTGCTACCGGCTTGGTCCCGACCGTTTCATGCTGGTGGTCAACGCGGGCACGCTGGAGCGGGACCGCGATTGGGTGCGGTCGCATCTTTCTGCCACGACGGCATTTAACGATTTATCCGAAGCCACCGCCAAGCTCGACGTCCAAGGCCCGCTGTCCCGGCAGGCCGTGGATAAGGCCTTCCAGGGCATCCTGCCCGACCTGTCGTATTTCGGGTTTGCGGAAAGCGCGCTCGCGGGCGTCCCGTGCCTCGTCAGCCGCACCGGGTACACGGGCGAGTGGGGCTACGAACTGTACTTCCCGGCGGGCCGCGCGGTCGAGTTCTGGGACCGGCTGCTCGCCGCCGGCGTCCGTCCGGCCGGCCTCGGGGCGCGCGATACACTCCGGCTGGAAATGGGCTACCCGCTCTACGGCCACGAGCTGACCGAAACCCGCACGCCGGTCGGAGCCTCCCGGGGCAAGTACATCGACCTGACCAAGGATTTCATCGGGGGCCCCGCGGTCGCCCGCGAGATCGAGCAAGGCCCCGCCCGGGTCCTGGCCGGCCTGCGGCTGGAGACCCGGCGCGCGGCGCGGGCCGGCGACCGGGTGATGAAAGACGGCCGCGCGGTCGGCGAGGTGACCAGCGGCTCGCTGGCGCCGAGCCTCGGCGTCGCCGTGGCCCTGGCCTACGTCGAGACCCCGCTGGCCGAGGAAGGCGCCGTCCTGCAGCTCGAAAGCCGCGGCGCCGCCCTGGACTCGGTCGTCACCGCGCTCCCCTTTTACACCCAGGGCACGGCCCGCCGGAAGCCCGCGCCCTGA
- a CDS encoding UvrB/UvrC motif-containing protein, translating into MNSDITPLLNGWNYDPGSVSARWIIGRDGRLRIQLRLDLGLLQMEPEGRPDGKRPRGHASLLDYHRALPPEAATLDPVACSELQQEAMQYYYRYLAFHALRYFDGVIRDTEHNLAILDLVEQRIADEDAAWAFLQFYPYIRMMNARARAEKCMGEQRETEAVSILQAAVQDIRAFWSRNGEGEAPPGSPEIEALTDLLGRIRRQGPRSRGEELREELARAIAEEKYEDAARLRDQLRSIGEP; encoded by the coding sequence ATGAACAGCGACATTACTCCACTCCTGAACGGCTGGAACTACGATCCCGGCAGCGTGTCGGCCCGATGGATCATCGGCCGGGACGGGCGCCTCCGTATCCAGCTGCGGCTCGATCTGGGCCTCCTGCAGATGGAGCCGGAAGGGCGGCCCGACGGGAAGCGTCCGCGCGGCCATGCGTCGCTGCTCGACTACCACCGCGCCCTGCCGCCCGAAGCGGCGACCCTGGACCCCGTCGCCTGCAGCGAGCTTCAGCAGGAGGCCATGCAGTATTACTACCGCTACCTGGCGTTCCATGCGCTGCGGTACTTCGACGGCGTGATCCGCGACACGGAGCACAACCTGGCGATCCTCGATCTCGTCGAGCAGCGCATCGCGGACGAGGACGCCGCGTGGGCGTTCCTCCAGTTTTATCCCTACATCCGGATGATGAACGCGCGCGCCCGGGCGGAGAAGTGCATGGGCGAGCAGCGCGAAACCGAGGCGGTGTCCATTCTCCAGGCCGCGGTGCAGGATATCCGCGCCTTCTGGAGCCGGAACGGCGAGGGGGAAGCCCCGCCCGGCAGCCCCGAGATCGAGGCCCTCACCGACCTGCTGGGCCGGATCCGCCGGCAGGGCCCCCGGAGCCGCGGCGAGGAATTGCGCGAGGAACTCGCCCGCGCCATCGCCGAGGAGAAATACGAGGACGCCGCCCGGCTGCGGGACCAGCTGCGCAGCATTGGTGAACCCTGA
- a CDS encoding TatD family hydrolase, with protein sequence MTIIDPHIHMYSRTTDDYAAMYRQGIRAAVEPSFWLGTSRRYAGTFFDYFQLILDFETARARRFGIDHYACVSVNPKEADNLPLAREVLDGMGPYLDHERCVAIGEIGFNRITPGEEKVFQLQLEMARARGLLVLIHTPHDTPEVSKRKGVERTLDILREFDYDDARIILDHNTEDTMDLARKRPVWAGLTVYPYSKLNPERVCGILRKWGLERTLVNSSADWGVSDPVSLPKVAGFMGQQGFSAEQVRQLLFENPMRFYGQHPRFKPQLDLPFVDPATYQR encoded by the coding sequence ATGACCATCATTGATCCCCATATCCACATGTATTCGCGGACGACGGACGACTACGCGGCGATGTACCGGCAGGGTATCCGAGCCGCCGTCGAGCCGTCGTTCTGGCTCGGGACCTCCCGCCGCTACGCCGGCACGTTCTTCGACTACTTCCAGCTCATCCTGGATTTCGAGACCGCGCGCGCCCGGCGCTTCGGCATCGACCACTACGCCTGCGTTTCGGTCAATCCCAAGGAGGCGGACAACCTGCCCCTCGCGCGCGAGGTGCTCGACGGCATGGGTCCGTACCTGGACCATGAGCGGTGTGTGGCGATCGGCGAGATCGGGTTCAACCGCATCACGCCCGGCGAGGAGAAGGTCTTCCAGCTCCAGCTGGAGATGGCCCGGGCGCGCGGGCTGCTGGTCCTGATCCACACCCCCCACGACACCCCCGAGGTCAGCAAGCGGAAGGGCGTCGAACGGACCCTCGATATCCTGCGCGAGTTCGACTACGACGACGCCCGGATCATCCTGGATCACAACACCGAGGACACCATGGACCTCGCCCGCAAGCGGCCCGTCTGGGCGGGGCTGACCGTGTACCCGTATTCCAAGCTCAACCCCGAGCGCGTGTGCGGCATCCTGCGGAAATGGGGCCTGGAGCGGACGCTGGTCAACAGCTCGGCCGACTGGGGCGTCTCCGACCCGGTCAGCCTGCCGAAGGTCGCCGGCTTCATGGGGCAGCAGGGCTTTTCCGCGGAGCAGGTCCGGCAGCTTCTCTTCGAGAACCCGATGCGATTCTACGGCCAGCATCCGCGGTTCAAGCCGCAACTGGACCTGCCGTTCGTGGACCCGGCCACCTACCAGCGATGA
- a CDS encoding UbiA family prenyltransferase, with the protein MNNPPQAGRALAWLQLLRAPNLLTVPGDPLAGFLLAAGSKAAPGGRLVAAVAASLCFYAGGLLLNDALDLETDRRERPGRPLPSGRASPRGALAAAVILLLAGLGCSAALGPRAREIGLALAAAIVLYDAGGKRAPFFGSALMGVCRALSLLLGAAAFPGLAGWPPLVVIGAAALGLYILSVTNLARRETEPGPVGRAKSWPVGALTLGLMVFGAAALRLGTGGAGLFVVPWFMAGSAAFVVAVRLAGPPGRARRIPGAVGVLLRALLPLQAALAWGAGAGAAGGWAGAVLLALWPVSRILGRRFYMS; encoded by the coding sequence ATGAATAACCCGCCCCAGGCCGGCCGCGCGCTCGCCTGGCTCCAGTTGCTGCGGGCCCCGAACCTCCTCACCGTGCCGGGCGACCCGCTGGCCGGCTTTCTCCTGGCGGCGGGCTCGAAGGCCGCGCCGGGCGGCCGACTCGTGGCGGCGGTGGCGGCGTCCCTGTGCTTCTATGCCGGGGGCCTCCTGCTCAACGACGCGCTGGACCTGGAGACCGATCGCCGGGAACGGCCGGGCCGCCCGCTGCCGTCCGGCCGGGCGAGCCCGCGCGGCGCCCTGGCGGCAGCCGTGATCCTGCTGCTCGCCGGCCTGGGGTGCAGCGCGGCGCTCGGGCCGCGCGCGCGGGAGATCGGGCTGGCGCTCGCGGCCGCGATCGTCCTCTACGACGCCGGGGGGAAAAGGGCGCCCTTCTTCGGATCCGCGCTGATGGGCGTGTGCCGCGCGTTGAGCCTCCTGCTGGGCGCGGCGGCGTTCCCCGGCCTGGCGGGCTGGCCGCCGCTCGTGGTCATCGGGGCCGCGGCGCTCGGGCTGTACATCCTGTCGGTCACGAACCTCGCGCGCCGGGAGACGGAGCCCGGCCCGGTGGGCCGCGCCAAGTCCTGGCCGGTCGGCGCCCTGACGCTGGGCCTCATGGTGTTTGGCGCCGCGGCGCTTCGCCTCGGGACCGGCGGGGCCGGGCTGTTCGTGGTGCCCTGGTTCATGGCCGGCTCGGCGGCCTTCGTCGTGGCCGTGCGACTGGCCGGTCCGCCCGGCCGGGCGCGCCGGATCCCCGGGGCCGTCGGCGTCCTGCTGCGGGCCCTCCTGCCGCTCCAGGCCGCGCTGGCCTGGGGCGCCGGCGCGGGCGCGGCCGGCGGATGGGCGGGCGCGGTCTTGCTTGCGCTCTGGCCGGTCTCGCGCATACTGGGGCGGCGGTTCTACATGAGTTGA
- a CDS encoding alkaline phosphatase family protein, producing the protein MRAQKKLLVVDVAALGWDLVSRAGPAAAGFGFRRLQPVFPALTCTAQASFRTATRPCDHGMIGNGLFFRELRRVMFWEQSAGLVAGARLWRRFRRAGRRVGMMFWQQSLGEDLDLVLSPRPVHKHHGGMIQDCYSQPADLYDRLIRAIGAPFNLIHYWGPLASAKSSEWIVEALAHVMNSPDLAPDLLLGYLPHLDYDLQRHGPDSPAAARALEQTLRHLARLRDECERAGYEFVFFGDYAIEPVTGPPVFPNRALREAGLLAVRPVRGRLYPDFFSSGAFALADHQVAHVFTDGGSGEARLEKVLRDMEGVAEVMDRGRQAELGLGPARTGEYVLLADKGRWFAYPWWDSPRQAPDYAGHVDIHNKPGYDPCELFFGWPPGRVSSNPARIRGTHGRPGVAAAWAASFPIDPGPADLLDLARAVAWRLDQALNP; encoded by the coding sequence GTGCGCGCGCAGAAAAAACTGCTGGTCGTCGACGTCGCGGCCCTGGGCTGGGACCTGGTCTCCCGGGCCGGTCCGGCGGCCGCCGGCTTCGGCTTCCGCCGGCTCCAGCCGGTCTTCCCCGCGCTGACCTGCACGGCGCAGGCCTCCTTCCGCACCGCCACCCGCCCGTGCGACCACGGGATGATCGGCAACGGGCTGTTCTTCCGCGAGCTGCGCCGCGTGATGTTCTGGGAACAATCCGCCGGCCTGGTGGCCGGGGCCCGCCTCTGGCGGCGCTTCCGCCGCGCGGGGCGCCGCGTGGGCATGATGTTCTGGCAGCAGAGCCTGGGCGAGGACCTGGACCTCGTCCTCTCGCCGCGCCCGGTCCACAAGCACCACGGCGGCATGATCCAGGACTGCTACAGCCAGCCCGCGGATCTCTACGACCGGTTGATCCGCGCGATCGGCGCGCCCTTCAACCTCATACACTACTGGGGCCCGCTCGCCTCCGCGAAGTCCAGCGAGTGGATCGTCGAGGCCCTGGCCCACGTGATGAACTCGCCGGACCTCGCGCCCGATCTCCTGCTGGGGTACCTGCCGCACCTGGACTACGATCTCCAGCGCCACGGACCGGACAGCCCGGCCGCCGCCCGCGCGCTGGAGCAAACCCTGCGCCATCTCGCCCGGCTCCGGGACGAGTGCGAACGCGCGGGCTACGAGTTCGTGTTCTTCGGCGACTACGCCATCGAGCCCGTGACCGGGCCGCCGGTGTTCCCGAACCGGGCGCTGCGCGAGGCCGGCCTGCTGGCCGTGCGGCCCGTGCGCGGCCGGCTGTACCCGGACTTCTTCTCCAGCGGGGCCTTCGCCCTCGCGGATCACCAGGTCGCGCACGTGTTCACCGACGGCGGGTCCGGCGAGGCCCGCCTGGAGAAAGTCCTGCGGGACATGGAGGGCGTGGCGGAAGTCATGGACCGCGGGCGGCAGGCGGAACTGGGCCTGGGGCCCGCCCGCACCGGGGAATACGTTCTGCTGGCGGACAAGGGCCGCTGGTTCGCCTATCCATGGTGGGATTCGCCGCGCCAGGCGCCCGACTATGCCGGGCACGTGGACATCCATAACAAGCCCGGGTACGACCCCTGCGAACTGTTCTTCGGCTGGCCGCCCGGCCGGGTCAGCTCCAATCCGGCGCGCATCCGGGGGACCCACGGGCGTCCGGGCGTGGCCGCGGCCTGGGCCGCTTCGTTTCCCATCGATCCCGGGCCGGCGGACCTGCTGGACCTGGCGCGCGCCGTGGCCTGGCGCCTGGACCAGGCGCTCAACCCATGA
- a CDS encoding 3-dehydroquinate synthase: MNTRAPKDIAFRQAFTVPVEFPVVFTRGLFAPGHESLLRVLTRNRERRVHRVAVFLDAGVALARPALAGRIRRWFAARAAALDLVAAPVIVPGGERAKRDGALVGRLLERFQSWRLCRHSFVVAVGGGAMLDAVGLAAALFHRGLRLVRVPTTVLAQNDVGVGVKNAVNWRGVKNLVGTFSPPFAVINDAAFLDSLPGRDWIGGIAEAFKVALIRDARFFRWLCAHAARLRARDRGAMEELIRRCAKLHLDHIRTGGDPFEMGRARPLDFGHWVAHRLEAMTGFRIGHGQAVAIGLMLDSCYARRRSWLTEAELRAIRRGLLRSGLVLWHPRLADRDARGALKLMRGLDEFREHLGGELWVTYPKGIGRRHEVGVVDPAQVEACVRQLARWHRGPAPRPRRA; this comes from the coding sequence ATGAACACGCGCGCGCCGAAGGACATCGCGTTCCGCCAGGCCTTCACGGTGCCCGTGGAGTTCCCCGTCGTGTTCACGCGGGGCCTGTTCGCCCCCGGCCACGAGAGCCTGCTCCGGGTCCTGACGCGGAACCGCGAGCGCCGGGTGCATCGCGTGGCCGTATTCCTGGATGCCGGCGTGGCGCTCGCGCGGCCGGCGCTCGCGGGCCGGATTCGCCGCTGGTTCGCCGCGCGCGCGGCCGCCCTCGACCTGGTCGCCGCGCCCGTCATCGTGCCCGGCGGCGAGCGGGCGAAGCGGGATGGCGCCCTCGTGGGCCGGCTGCTGGAGCGGTTCCAGTCCTGGCGCCTGTGCCGGCATTCCTTCGTCGTGGCAGTTGGGGGCGGCGCGATGCTCGATGCCGTCGGCCTGGCCGCGGCCCTCTTCCACCGGGGACTGCGCCTGGTCCGCGTGCCGACCACCGTGCTGGCCCAGAACGACGTCGGGGTCGGCGTGAAGAACGCCGTGAACTGGCGCGGCGTCAAGAACCTCGTGGGCACCTTCAGCCCCCCGTTCGCCGTCATCAACGATGCCGCGTTCCTGGACAGCCTGCCCGGGCGCGACTGGATAGGCGGTATCGCGGAGGCGTTCAAGGTCGCCCTCATCCGGGACGCGCGCTTTTTCCGGTGGCTCTGCGCCCACGCCGCGCGGCTGCGCGCCCGGGACCGGGGCGCCATGGAGGAGCTGATCCGGCGGTGCGCGAAGCTGCACCTGGACCATATCCGGACCGGCGGCGATCCGTTCGAAATGGGCCGCGCGCGGCCGCTGGACTTCGGCCACTGGGTCGCGCACAGGCTGGAGGCGATGACCGGGTTCCGGATCGGGCATGGCCAGGCGGTGGCCATCGGCCTGATGCTCGATTCCTGCTACGCCCGGCGGAGGAGCTGGTTGACCGAGGCGGAACTGCGGGCCATCCGCCGGGGCCTGCTCCGCAGCGGCCTGGTCCTGTGGCATCCGCGCCTCGCGGATCGCGACGCGCGGGGCGCCTTGAAGCTGATGCGGGGCCTCGACGAGTTCCGCGAGCATCTCGGAGGGGAGTTGTGGGTCACCTATCCGAAAGGGATCGGCCGCCGCCACGAAGTCGGCGTCGTCGATCCCGCGCAGGTCGAAGCGTGCGTCCGGCAACTGGCCCGCTGGCACCGCGGCCCCGCCCCCCGCCCGCGGCGGGCATAA